A stretch of Faecalibacterium duncaniae DNA encodes these proteins:
- a CDS encoding BRO family protein translates to MDNKIEVFKNEQFGEIRTALIENEPWFVAVDVCRALEIGNSSQAISRLDADEKMITLISNEGNKRGNPNMTVVNEPGLYTLILSSRKPEAKAFKRWITHDVIPMIRKTGGYMTDSLLERIQKEPAVIVEFAQALILEKNRVKALECELNTAKPKADYYDAFINPDDCTNIRTTAKELKIPERKFVQFLLKEKYLFRSPSGQLLPYNKDSNAGLFIVRDFVTFCYTGSQTYFTPKGKEVVRMKFQKKCGEELLPKIAR, encoded by the coding sequence ATGGATAACAAAATCGAAGTCTTCAAGAATGAACAGTTTGGAGAAATCCGAACAGCCCTGATCGAAAACGAGCCGTGGTTTGTGGCGGTAGACGTGTGCAGGGCTTTGGAGATCGGCAATTCGTCACAAGCCATTTCACGGCTGGATGCGGACGAGAAGATGATTACCCTCATTTCAAATGAGGGTAATAAACGAGGCAATCCCAACATGACGGTGGTGAACGAACCTGGACTTTACACGCTTATTCTGAGCAGCCGTAAGCCCGAAGCCAAAGCCTTCAAACGCTGGATCACACATGATGTCATCCCCATGATCCGCAAGACCGGCGGCTACATGACGGACTCCCTTCTGGAACGCATTCAGAAGGAACCTGCGGTCATTGTAGAGTTTGCTCAGGCGTTGATTCTGGAAAAGAATCGTGTGAAGGCTCTTGAGTGTGAGCTGAACACGGCGAAGCCCAAAGCTGATTACTACGACGCCTTCATCAATCCGGATGACTGCACCAATATCCGAACGACGGCGAAGGAACTGAAAATCCCGGAGCGCAAGTTCGTCCAGTTCCTTCTCAAAGAAAAGTACCTGTTCCGCTCTCCTTCCGGGCAGCTTCTTCCCTACAACAAGGACAGCAATGCCGGACTGTTCATCGTCCGCGATTTTGTGACGTTCTGCTACACCGGTTCTCAGACCTACTTCACGCCGAAGGGCAAGGAGGTCGTCCGAATGAAGTTCCAGAAAAAGTGCGGCGAAGAGCTGCTTCCCAAGATAGCAAGGTGA
- a CDS encoding DUF6017 domain-containing protein, whose protein sequence is MIFVAVYRVNKNRGYTVMANFHLRDKSLSLKAVGLLSKMLSFNDGWKFSTKGLSAICKEGPDAILSALRELEKHGYLVRHRQRDGKGRMSSTIFEIYEEPQESTPEREMPHTENPCVEKPDVDNPRGDKSAQINTDQVITQERNTLSKNYQSINLDGMDRMDERSEYEEIIKENLDYNILCQDPKFDKDRFREIMDIMLDAVCSTAPTIRINGEDMPQQVVKSRFLKLNSSHIEYVLEAMNKNPSDIRNIRAYLLTALYNASLTIDNYYSALVNHDFYGQDRSAGSKKPKTYDYSLCEDTL, encoded by the coding sequence GTGATTTTCGTGGCAGTCTATCGCGTAAACAAGAATCGTGGCTATACCGTCATGGCGAACTTCCACCTCCGAGACAAGAGCCTGTCACTCAAGGCAGTCGGGCTACTCTCAAAGATGCTTTCGTTTAATGATGGCTGGAAGTTCTCAACCAAGGGACTTTCTGCAATCTGCAAGGAAGGTCCGGATGCCATTCTCTCCGCGCTCCGTGAGCTTGAAAAGCACGGCTACCTTGTCCGGCACCGGCAGAGAGACGGTAAAGGCAGGATGAGCAGCACAATCTTTGAGATATACGAAGAGCCGCAGGAGTCCACGCCAGAACGGGAAATGCCACACACGGAAAATCCATGTGTGGAGAAGCCAGATGTGGATAATCCACGCGGGGATAAGTCCGCACAAATAAATACTGATCAAGTAATTACCCAAGAAAGAAATACTCTCTCAAAGAACTATCAATCCATCAATCTTGATGGGATGGACAGGATGGATGAGCGAAGCGAGTATGAGGAGATTATCAAAGAGAATCTTGACTACAACATTCTCTGTCAGGATCCGAAGTTCGATAAAGACCGCTTCCGGGAGATCATGGACATCATGCTGGATGCCGTCTGCTCTACCGCTCCGACCATCCGTATCAATGGCGAGGATATGCCGCAGCAAGTGGTCAAGTCCCGCTTTCTCAAGCTGAATAGCAGCCACATAGAGTACGTTCTGGAAGCAATGAACAAGAACCCGTCAGACATCCGTAATATCCGGGCGTACCTGTTGACCGCTCTGTATAACGCCTCTCTGACGATAGACAATTACTACTCCGCGCTCGTCAATCATGATTTCTACGGGCAGGACAGATCGGCAGGGTCAAAGAAGCCGAAGACCTACGATTATAGCCTTTGTGAAGACACTCTTTAA